One window of the Shewanella litorisediminis genome contains the following:
- a CDS encoding Cd(II)/Pb(II)-responsive transcriptional regulator — MKISELASASQVPVKTIRYYEQEGLLPPPSRMANGYRHYGPQDLETLIFIRRCRALNIALCDIRRLVEVQQHPHSSCAVVDDIIAEQLERIRQTQRELAKLEASLSSLVACDTHHVRDCCILKRLKEDDCSANLGVEL; from the coding sequence GTGAAAATCAGCGAACTGGCTTCTGCCTCACAGGTGCCAGTAAAAACAATTCGCTATTACGAACAGGAAGGCTTGCTACCGCCACCCAGCCGCATGGCGAATGGTTATCGTCACTATGGCCCGCAGGACCTGGAAACCTTGATTTTTATCCGCCGTTGCCGGGCGTTGAATATCGCCCTGTGTGACATTCGTCGTTTGGTTGAGGTGCAGCAACACCCCCACAGCTCCTGCGCCGTGGTCGATGACATTATTGCCGAGCAACTTGAGCGCATTCGCCAGACCCAGCGTGAGCTGGCGAAGCTGGAGGCTTCACTCTCGTCGCTGGTCGCCTGCGATACCCATCATGTCAGGGATTGCTGCATTCTCAAGCGGCTAAAAGAAGATGATTGCAGCGCCAATCTGGGCGTTGAGTTATAA
- a CDS encoding S8 family serine peptidase, whose product MKTINKTLLALGIGMAMTANAADDRYVIQVDAEHKGVVKALAKKMGGEIHAEGKHFFSATFSGKDLAAIKGLLNNPHIQLIEEDAKRQLMGYSDDVGDPRHSQISPYAVYQSQANQLTLQANSGVKVCVIDSGLDRSNADFLWQNITGDNDIGTGQWDQHGGPHGTHVAGTIGAADNDIGVIGMAPGVDMHIIKVFNANGWGYSSDLAVAAEKCAAAGANIINMSLGGGRPNSTEENAFKAFTNNGGLVIAAAGNDGNNVRTFPAGYESVMMVGANDANDQIAPFSQYPACSIIYSGKSNKNNQQILDSTCVEVTAGGVDTLSTYPADMAVASVLNADGQVLGSSGMGYAAQGNVTGNGYYMGLGKATDSGADGKVCLIDRGEISFNDKVMNCEASGGIGAIIINNVAGMVYGTLGADTTTRIPAVGATLEDRSAILAASAFGVEISTSDYGFMSGTSMATPAVSGLAALLWSNHPECSGSDIRDALKKTAFDAGANGRDDYFGHGIVKVADAHQYLLNNGCKATPVVDIQLTTQTYSGKRGEQVELNWSGATTRKVNVFRNGVMMTATANDGGFVDTLNNPYGIYTYHICEDGTGNCSDISSVTFN is encoded by the coding sequence ATGAAAACAATAAATAAAACCTTATTAGCGCTGGGTATTGGGATGGCAATGACCGCCAATGCTGCCGACGACCGTTACGTTATTCAGGTCGATGCTGAGCATAAAGGCGTAGTGAAAGCCCTTGCCAAAAAAATGGGCGGCGAAATCCACGCCGAAGGCAAGCACTTTTTCTCAGCCACCTTCAGCGGCAAAGATCTTGCGGCCATAAAAGGTCTGCTGAATAACCCACACATCCAACTCATCGAAGAAGATGCCAAACGCCAATTGATGGGTTACAGCGATGATGTTGGCGACCCACGTCACAGCCAGATCTCCCCCTATGCCGTATATCAATCCCAGGCAAACCAGCTCACGCTGCAAGCAAACTCCGGCGTGAAAGTCTGTGTGATTGACTCCGGCCTCGATCGTTCAAACGCTGACTTTTTATGGCAAAACATTACCGGTGACAACGATATTGGCACCGGACAGTGGGACCAACATGGCGGCCCCCATGGAACCCACGTTGCCGGCACCATCGGCGCGGCCGATAACGATATCGGCGTTATCGGCATGGCTCCCGGCGTCGACATGCATATCATTAAAGTATTTAACGCAAATGGCTGGGGCTACTCGTCTGATCTCGCTGTTGCAGCAGAAAAATGTGCCGCTGCCGGCGCCAACATCATTAACATGAGTCTCGGTGGCGGCCGACCAAACAGCACCGAAGAGAACGCTTTTAAAGCATTCACCAACAATGGGGGCTTGGTGATTGCCGCTGCCGGTAACGATGGCAACAATGTCAGAACCTTCCCTGCCGGTTATGAATCCGTGATGATGGTGGGGGCCAACGACGCGAATGACCAAATCGCACCATTCTCCCAGTACCCGGCCTGTAGCATCATCTACTCAGGCAAAAGCAATAAAAACAACCAGCAAATTCTGGACTCTACCTGTGTAGAGGTAACAGCTGGCGGCGTGGATACCCTGTCGACCTACCCTGCCGATATGGCGGTGGCGTCTGTATTAAACGCCGATGGCCAGGTGCTTGGCTCGTCCGGAATGGGCTACGCTGCACAAGGAAATGTCACCGGTAACGGCTATTACATGGGTCTTGGCAAGGCCACAGACTCCGGGGCCGACGGAAAGGTCTGCTTGATTGATCGCGGCGAAATTTCCTTTAATGACAAAGTCATGAACTGCGAAGCCTCTGGTGGTATTGGCGCCATTATCATCAATAACGTCGCAGGTATGGTGTATGGCACCCTGGGCGCCGACACCACGACCCGTATTCCCGCCGTTGGCGCCACCTTGGAAGACCGCAGCGCTATCCTGGCTGCAAGTGCATTTGGCGTGGAGATAAGCACCTCAGACTATGGCTTCATGAGCGGAACCTCTATGGCTACCCCGGCCGTCAGTGGCCTGGCCGCCTTGCTGTGGTCAAATCATCCGGAGTGCAGCGGCAGCGATATTCGCGACGCCCTGAAAAAGACCGCGTTTGATGCAGGTGCCAATGGCCGTGACGACTACTTTGGCCATGGCATTGTCAAAGTGGCTGACGCGCATCAATACCTGTTAAACAACGGCTGCAAGGCAACCCCCGTCGTGGACATTCAATTGACCACACAGACCTACTCGGGCAAGCGCGGCGAACAGGTTGAACTCAATTGGTCCGGCGCAACAACCCGCAAGGTAAACGTGTTTCGCAATGGCGTGATGATGACGGCCACCGCGAACGACGGCGGTTTTGTCGATACGCTCAACAATCCTTATGGCATATACACCTACCATATATGCGAGGATGGCACCGGCAACTGCTCTGATATTTCGAGTGTCACATTCAACTGA